Within the Medicago truncatula cultivar Jemalong A17 chromosome 4, MtrunA17r5.0-ANR, whole genome shotgun sequence genome, the region tcgtgtggacttgatagaggctctgctaattgcttggctgtgatcgtgATACCGGTTCGCAGATTCCACCGCTCGTTTTTCAGACCAACCGAAttaaggtaacaatcgaatcactggttcaagttttaattcgtaatgatccaaggaaagtaaatcgaatTTTTTTCCGCTGCTTATTATGATtatgtcgatttaccttcaTTTTCATGAGTTTTGGCTTGCTGAATGTCTTGCCACAAACCAGAAACCTGCCAAACCTGTACAGCAGTGGGGCAATCAATTAAGATATAGGCTGCATCTTCATTTTCTGCCAAATAGTGAACACATGACGTCAGACATTGAACCCCTTTATCACGGAGTCTTGCTCTAGTAGGCAGCACACCGCGACACACTCGCCATATGAGATTCTTTACCTTCAGAGGGACTTTCAGCCGCCAAATGCCAGACCAGTAACCCGGACGCCTAAGATAAGAAACATCAATCAGTTCGTCAACACAGAGCCTATAAGCGCTTCGGACGGAATACCTTCCATTCTTTTCCGCTTTCCATATAAGTTTGTCATGCTGAACATGAGAAAACAAAGGCGTATGCAAAATGGAAGAAGTTATATCTGGGCTAAATACTTGACGGATGATCTGCTCATTCCAACGTTTAGTGGTATCCTCAATAAGACTATTGACAGTAAAGTTTTGAACAAAATGAGCACCGTCAACAGTACCATCAATACGCTTGCCATCCAATAACCACGGCTCATTAAGGATTAAAAAGTCCATTCTCACTTGATAAATGAATTTGTGTATCATACAAAAGTTGTTTTACCTACAATATTCatgatttaaataatattgtggTCCCTTATGATTATTTCGGAGTTTATATTGAttccttatttaaaaaaatgttatgctAACGAGTGTCTTTAGGACAATGGTTAAGATTTAAgaagtcaaaaataaaaataaattataaatttagtaGAAAAAGtccctttttaaaattttcaaggTGTTGAATACACCATTCCTAAGATAAAGTTTATCTTTTAAACTTCTTggcattttctttaaaaaaaaaaatgtagatatgtcATTTAATTTGTACCACATTAGTTCTTTCCATACAACAAAGACTAACAACAATGTTAACGGCAGCAATAAGTGAACATCTCCTCATTTCCACTTTATCAATTTTCCTATAAATCAAGATTTAGACTCATTagaatttcttcaaatttttcacCTTAAACTAGAGACCGCAACCAACATTTTTTCAATCTGAGCTAAGATGCCAAATTCATGAGATTCTTCATCCACTTCCTTTCTGAAGTCGTTGAGCAATAatgcaaaattaaattaattcaacTTACAAAATTTAATACTCCTTCCATTCATAATAAGTGAgcttttttgtaaaaaaaatattgtttcaaaataatttttattttatttttcaataaaatattaattacttttttcaataagaactctaattaatatttgaGAAGAacacttaaaaccatttttctttcttcttcacttaAATCCTACAAGGACAATTTCAACATCAAATTGAACTGCCGAGTTCGTTCAATCACGAATTCCCACGACCAGCTGAGAGAGTTCTCTCCCGCGGCTCAACTCTCTTGCTCTCAGTTTCCAATCACTCTAAGGTAAGTCAATTCATTCTCcaattgtttctttctttctttattttaggGTTTCAAAATTGGGAATTGTTATAAAGTTTGGAATTTTAGAAACAATTATGAATGAGGGATTATTGACATAGGTAACAACAATTTGGTTCGAGCGATGGGGGGCAAAAacaagaaaaggaagagagaagacCGACCTACCATTCACCCCAACAACAAGTATTCAGAGAATCCACCTGACTTTGCCCATTTGGCTTCTTTGTACCCATCCTTCCAACCTTTTGTGCAATACTCGCATACTGGGTACCCCACAATCGATTGGACCGACTTCAATGCCACGCGTGAACTCACCCGTGTCTTGCTCCACCATGACCATTCTCTCAACTGGTGGATTCCAGATGGGCAGCTTTGTCCCACTGTACCCAATAGGTCTAATTACATTCATTGGCTTCAGGATCTTCTCTTATCAAACATCATTCCAAATACGATTTCAAGTGGAATTAAGGTCAGAGGATTTGATATAGGAACCGGAGCTAATTGCATTTATCCACTTCTTGGTGCATCTCTTTTGGGATGGAGTTTTGTAGGATCAGGTATGTATCCttgtttttttggttgctgtgaaaataaaataaaaaaatagatttgttGAAATTTGCATAATTGGATGCAGATGTAACTGATGTTGCAATTGAATGTGCGGAAAGTAATGTTAATAGTAATCCGCATATTTCTGAGTTGATTGAAATTAGGAAGGTTCAAAGCAATTCAACTACTTCCTGTGACAAGATAGATTTGTGTGACACGGAGGTAGAGCCTTTGCCGATATTACCTCTTGATTTGAATTTACGTGAGAATAAGAATTATCATGGACCTCCCATACTTGTTGGTGTAGTCAAGGATGATGAGAAGTTTGATTTTTGTATGTGTAATCCGCCATTTTTTGAAAGCTTGGAGGAAGGTGGACTTAATCCCAAAACTTCTTGCGGTGGCACTTCTGAAGAGATGGTTTGCCCTGGCGGCGAGAAAGCCTTCATTACACGTATTATTGAAGATAGTACTCAACTGAAGCAACATTTTAGGTATTACTTTTACATGGATAGACTTCCTGTTTCATATGTTTAAGTGTTGATATCCTGTTTCATATGCTTAAGTGTTGATATTTACTTGTAATAAATTTGTGCTCATATATTTCGATGCGTTCATAGGTGGTTCACTTCAATGATAGGTAGAAAATCAAATCTCAAGTACCTTAGATCAAAACTTTGGGAAGTTGGAGTCACTGTAGTAAAGACAACTGAATTTGTCCAGGGCAGGACATCCCGATGGGGGCTTGCTTGGTCTTTCTTGCCTCTTGTACAGAAGAAGTCATCAATTTCTTTGCCAAATAAGAATGCCATGTCCTTCATGCTTGAGGTTTAGTATCTATTTTACAGTATCTAGCAACTGTATTGTTTATGCCGACACATAATTCAGTTCATAAAATTTTCTCTTATCCTACATCATTGAATATGTCGTACTAAGATATCGGCCCTTGATAGAATTGTTGAGAACATAA harbors:
- the LOC112421092 gene encoding uncharacterized protein isoform X1, producing the protein MGGKNKKRKREDRPTIHPNNKYSENPPDFAHLASLYPSFQPFVQYSHTGYPTIDWTDFNATRELTRVLLHHDHSLNWWIPDGQLCPTVPNRSNYIHWLQDLLLSNIIPNTISSGIKVRGFDIGTGANCIYPLLGASLLGWSFVGSDVTDVAIECAESNVNSNPHISELIEIRKVQSNSTTSCDKIDLCDTEVEPLPILPLDLNLRENKNYHGPPILVGVVKDDEKFDFCMCNPPFFESLEEGGLNPKTSCGGTSEEMVCPGGEKAFITRIIEDSTQLKQHFRWFTSMIGRKSNLKYLRSKLWEVGVTVVKTTEFVQGRTSRWGLAWSFLPLVQKKSSISLPNKNAMSFMLEGLQRQHSAINVLEGVKSYFSLHGLSCTMNTSSFTVDVMATKDDCDSILNELPIINESIDYQPTEKTSNGPSCDRSGLRISVFQQIPGILLVKGSVQDRNSPLSGAFSAIFQKLEEALRNKFCTRGV